One region of Arthrobacter sp. StoSoilB22 genomic DNA includes:
- a CDS encoding enoyl-CoA hydratase-related protein, with protein MIELSLANGIAEIVLNYPDKLNSLNEDALAQLDKAYDDAATAASRGEVRALLLRGEGRAFCAGRDISGVTPETDDAQAYLGGLVEPLLRKMAAFPAPTFAAAHGACLGVGLGLLLATDVVYVADNAKFGSPFAKLGATLDSGGHWYFTERLGMHRTLDLIYTADLISGAEAVEQGMFSRAMPADVLLDETRAIVARVAVGATEAFNASKELVAHIRDQRLGLWASMAEENSEQARLCKTDDYAEGFRAFQEKRAPVFKG; from the coding sequence ATGATCGAGCTCTCCCTTGCCAACGGCATTGCCGAAATCGTCCTCAACTACCCGGACAAGCTGAACTCGCTCAACGAGGACGCGCTTGCCCAGCTGGACAAAGCGTACGACGACGCTGCTACCGCCGCCTCACGCGGTGAGGTGCGGGCGCTGCTGCTTCGCGGAGAAGGCCGCGCCTTCTGTGCCGGGCGCGACATTTCAGGGGTGACACCGGAAACCGATGATGCCCAGGCTTATCTTGGCGGACTTGTTGAACCGCTGCTGAGGAAGATGGCTGCGTTCCCGGCGCCCACGTTTGCCGCCGCGCACGGCGCCTGCCTGGGGGTTGGGCTGGGACTGCTGCTGGCCACGGACGTGGTGTACGTGGCGGACAACGCCAAGTTCGGGTCCCCGTTTGCGAAGCTTGGGGCCACGTTGGACTCGGGCGGGCACTGGTACTTCACGGAACGTCTGGGCATGCACCGCACGCTGGACCTGATCTACACCGCGGACCTTATTTCCGGGGCGGAAGCCGTGGAGCAAGGAATGTTCAGCCGGGCGATGCCGGCCGATGTTTTGCTGGACGAGACGCGGGCTATTGTTGCGCGCGTTGCCGTTGGCGCCACTGAGGCCTTCAATGCTTCGAAGGAACTGGTGGCGCACATCCGCGATCAGCGCCTGGGCCTGTGGGCATCCATGGCCGAGGAAAACTCGGAACAGGCACGGCTCTGCAAAACCGACGATTACGCCGAGGGTTTCCGTGCGTTCCAGGAGAAGCGGGCTCCCGTATTCAAGGGGTGA
- a CDS encoding choice-of-anchor L domain-containing protein — MVGFFCASLVLTGQTAATAAGETEKAVTFTDVPAGMMFAKEMSWLANEGISTGWSDGTYRPLTAINRDAMAAFLYRLAGSPEFTAPGTSPFQDVSPGQQHYKEMAWLHQQQISTGWDVGNGKREYRPTSAINRDAMAAFLYRFENKPEFQAPTTPPFSDISSTTQFYTEISWLHAKGIATGWDNGDGTASYRPLSPINRDAMAAYLYRLSLPPAKDGVVTSPDTLIIDSVALAQKYVQGDTTITFNSVGAGAPDIDPGNVLVSGFSEFTPDGMLVRVQQVTNAPDGKQTAVVQQATLPDAIYDTNGLVTPTTTIVKQEFLPADGVEVIDNAQASAAPFNRNGGRIPADELATASDVSLPIFEKTFKFSDTLSKSVTGTAWKTVDVEGTGTLALSSEFGVSSNVNAEVDIHWASLKQAKFTLDTGLSAETTARATGTLTGTAEKNLGTVNTWAHVQVGPVPVEIQFISSIDLKAKSEWTADTFVTAAASATTTVGMSYKEGNFQPVAEYGGNAEATFQGPQLTSESSVTIGPTLTAKLYGIAGLTGGFDAYAKYATGPETCAHEVGLAGRIGVIAGVEVFGMKLTDEWKKELTKNLVLWQGDLCKPVTPPVEDVTEEVFGDGIAVQEKGGAGDSSQWGRATDYGPGGAAWILSTGNMQNSVGTPGQEASSDLGTPGNTTLSEFIGGLPTFDAASYWAKVVPSGDTLHVRYFFASEEYPEYVGSNYNDVMGVFVNGTNCALVPGTQTPISVNNVNDHTNQSYYIDNTAGASGFNTAMDGMTTALTCSVPVQPGVPVTVEIAVADTSDGILDSAVALLDGGIWSD; from the coding sequence ATGGTTGGTTTTTTCTGTGCTTCGTTGGTCCTCACAGGCCAGACAGCAGCTACCGCCGCTGGTGAAACCGAAAAAGCCGTTACTTTCACCGATGTCCCCGCAGGCATGATGTTCGCTAAAGAAATGTCGTGGCTGGCAAATGAGGGAATCTCCACCGGCTGGTCCGATGGAACATACCGCCCCCTCACTGCCATAAACCGTGACGCGATGGCGGCATTCCTCTACCGGCTAGCAGGCAGCCCTGAGTTCACGGCACCCGGCACCTCGCCGTTCCAAGACGTCAGTCCGGGCCAGCAGCATTACAAGGAAATGGCTTGGCTGCATCAGCAACAAATCTCCACTGGCTGGGACGTGGGGAACGGCAAACGGGAGTACCGGCCCACATCCGCGATTAACCGGGATGCGATGGCGGCCTTCCTCTATCGCTTTGAAAATAAGCCTGAATTCCAAGCACCAACAACGCCTCCGTTCTCTGACATCAGCAGCACCACGCAGTTCTACACTGAGATTTCCTGGCTCCATGCGAAGGGAATCGCTACGGGTTGGGACAACGGAGACGGTACTGCTTCTTACCGTCCCCTTTCGCCCATCAATCGTGATGCCATGGCGGCCTATCTTTACCGGCTGTCTTTGCCGCCAGCCAAGGATGGCGTGGTCACCTCGCCGGATACGCTCATCATTGACAGCGTCGCCTTGGCACAGAAGTACGTTCAGGGCGATACCACCATCACCTTCAACTCCGTAGGAGCGGGGGCCCCGGATATCGATCCCGGAAACGTACTTGTATCCGGATTCTCAGAATTCACCCCTGACGGGATGCTGGTTCGGGTCCAGCAGGTCACTAATGCCCCCGACGGCAAACAAACTGCCGTTGTTCAGCAAGCCACCCTGCCTGACGCCATCTACGACACCAACGGCCTGGTGACGCCAACCACCACCATCGTCAAGCAAGAGTTCCTTCCCGCCGACGGCGTCGAAGTGATCGACAACGCCCAGGCATCCGCTGCTCCTTTCAACCGCAATGGCGGGCGAATTCCGGCAGATGAACTGGCCACAGCCAGTGACGTGTCGCTGCCCATTTTCGAAAAGACCTTCAAGTTCTCCGACACCCTGAGTAAATCCGTAACCGGCACAGCGTGGAAGACTGTGGATGTAGAAGGCACCGGCACGCTGGCACTCAGCAGCGAATTCGGCGTCAGTTCCAATGTAAACGCGGAAGTAGATATCCACTGGGCCTCACTAAAGCAGGCAAAATTCACGCTGGACACGGGCTTGTCCGCTGAAACGACAGCCAGGGCAACGGGTACTTTGACCGGAACGGCCGAGAAGAACCTGGGAACCGTCAACACCTGGGCTCACGTCCAAGTGGGACCTGTGCCTGTGGAAATCCAGTTCATTTCCTCCATTGATCTCAAGGCCAAGAGCGAATGGACGGCAGATACGTTCGTCACGGCGGCGGCATCTGCCACCACCACGGTTGGTATGTCCTATAAGGAAGGCAACTTCCAGCCTGTAGCTGAGTACGGCGGCAACGCTGAGGCAACGTTCCAAGGACCGCAGTTGACCAGCGAGTCTTCCGTAACCATCGGCCCCACACTGACTGCCAAGTTGTACGGAATTGCTGGCCTCACGGGTGGTTTCGATGCCTATGCAAAGTACGCCACCGGGCCTGAAACGTGCGCCCACGAGGTGGGACTGGCAGGGCGGATAGGCGTGATTGCCGGCGTCGAGGTCTTTGGCATGAAGCTGACAGATGAGTGGAAGAAGGAACTCACCAAGAACCTTGTCCTCTGGCAAGGCGACCTCTGCAAGCCCGTGACGCCGCCGGTTGAGGACGTCACCGAAGAAGTCTTCGGTGACGGCATTGCCGTACAGGAAAAGGGCGGCGCCGGGGACTCATCCCAGTGGGGCCGGGCCACTGACTACGGCCCCGGTGGTGCTGCGTGGATCCTGTCAACAGGCAACATGCAGAACTCTGTGGGAACACCTGGACAGGAGGCTTCCAGCGATTTGGGAACCCCTGGTAACACCACATTGTCCGAATTCATTGGAGGTCTGCCCACGTTCGATGCAGCCTCTTACTGGGCAAAAGTAGTTCCCTCCGGTGATACCCTCCACGTTCGGTATTTCTTCGCCAGCGAAGAATACCCGGAGTATGTAGGCAGCAACTACAACGACGTCATGGGCGTCTTTGTCAACGGCACCAACTGCGCGTTGGTACCCGGGACACAAACCCCGATCAGCGTCAACAACGTCAACGATCACACGAACCAAAGCTATTACATTGACAACACCGCCGGAGCAAGCGGATTCAACACCGCCATGGACGGTATGACCACCGCCCTCACGTGCTCCGTTCCTGTGCAGCCGGGCGTCCCTGTCACGGTGGAAATCGCGGTGGCTGATACCAGCGACGGCATCCTCGACAGTGCAGTTGCGCTGCTCGACGGAGGCATCTGGTCCGACTAG
- a CDS encoding glycosyltransferase family 2 protein, which yields MTDQLVDLSDVERDPKEHPADRPENAGRKRQWGSERRSEPLAIVHPTPSSRKIVLGRLAMLVTVGAWLYYVVSTIIRQFVDNPNSGFRFGFESISYLIVVTFLTFSALMYLMARQGALYRFKEHRRVPRGELDAHFANYKEAVTVLVPSYAEEPQVVRGTLWSAALQEFPDLRVVLLLDDPPHPTEPEKIHRLEQTRALAGQIADALSSPAERANKALNTFRERRGLLLQEGSRGVNQADKAHELGLLIAEYEAAVEWLEAMAEAETVEDHVDEFFVDLVIMGLARELRLVLLALDAAKAQNTAPSPERMEQLYLRLTWIFNVRTETFERKRYASLSHEANKAMNLNAYISLMGKRWRREETAGGVVLRPSLVPREDDVLVPDSTYLLTLDADSLLLRDYCLRLVYFLESAGNERVAVTQTPYSSFRGAPTRIERIAGATTDIQHILHQGMTFHGATFWVGANAIIRKCAIEDIVEVETVGGFEIRTYIQDRTVIEDTESSIDLGTHGWTLVNYPERLSYSATPPDFGSLVVQRRRWANGGLLILPKLWNQLSLRRSQRQRILIREVLLRVNYMASITWASFGLLFLLAYPYDSRLLSPAVFIAALPYFLCMGSDLRDCGHRFSDIFRIYGFNLILLPVNLAGVLKSLQQGLTGDKIPFVRTPKVKDRTAAPAIYVLIPYAIVAFSVLTVWRDAQQGNWGNVAFASLNAVLAMWCIQAYIGLWNSVVDVVLGAVNWLYVEPKKKVKPESLVVPKTPEEVDWESILYHGDRRLNRDLRGGTDRRRRISLR from the coding sequence ATGACGGACCAGTTGGTTGATTTATCCGACGTCGAGCGGGATCCCAAAGAGCATCCTGCGGACCGTCCGGAAAATGCAGGTAGGAAGAGGCAATGGGGGTCTGAGCGGCGGTCTGAACCGTTGGCTATTGTTCATCCGACGCCGTCTTCCCGGAAGATCGTGCTCGGCAGGCTCGCCATGCTTGTGACGGTAGGGGCTTGGCTCTACTACGTGGTTTCCACCATTATTCGGCAGTTTGTTGACAACCCGAACTCGGGATTCCGATTCGGATTTGAGTCCATTTCCTACCTCATTGTTGTGACGTTCTTGACCTTTTCCGCCTTGATGTACCTTATGGCGCGGCAAGGGGCGCTGTACCGGTTCAAGGAGCATCGCAGGGTACCCCGAGGCGAACTTGACGCCCACTTTGCCAACTATAAAGAGGCCGTGACGGTGTTGGTGCCCTCCTATGCCGAAGAACCGCAGGTGGTCAGGGGAACGCTGTGGTCGGCTGCACTCCAGGAGTTTCCGGATTTGCGGGTGGTCTTGCTCTTGGACGATCCACCGCACCCTACTGAGCCGGAAAAGATTCACCGCCTTGAACAGACCAGGGCGCTGGCGGGTCAGATCGCGGATGCTTTGTCCTCCCCGGCGGAACGTGCGAACAAAGCCCTGAATACCTTCCGGGAGAGGCGCGGATTGCTCCTTCAAGAGGGGAGCCGGGGCGTAAATCAAGCAGACAAAGCCCATGAGCTCGGTCTCCTGATTGCGGAATATGAAGCGGCCGTGGAGTGGCTGGAAGCGATGGCTGAAGCCGAGACTGTAGAAGACCATGTGGACGAGTTCTTTGTGGACCTGGTCATCATGGGACTGGCACGTGAACTGAGGCTCGTTCTGTTGGCGCTGGACGCCGCAAAAGCCCAAAACACGGCGCCCAGCCCCGAACGGATGGAGCAGCTTTACCTACGGCTCACGTGGATTTTCAATGTCCGCACTGAGACTTTTGAACGTAAGCGCTACGCCAGCCTTTCCCACGAGGCGAACAAGGCCATGAACCTCAACGCCTACATTTCCCTCATGGGTAAGCGGTGGCGGCGGGAAGAGACCGCCGGGGGCGTGGTGCTTCGCCCGTCCCTGGTTCCGCGTGAAGACGATGTGTTGGTTCCGGACAGCACCTATTTGCTGACCTTGGACGCCGATTCTCTACTGCTGCGGGACTACTGCCTGCGGTTGGTCTATTTCCTGGAATCTGCGGGCAACGAGCGTGTGGCAGTTACGCAGACCCCGTATTCGTCGTTCCGCGGTGCGCCAACCCGCATCGAGAGGATTGCCGGTGCCACCACGGATATTCAGCACATCCTCCATCAAGGAATGACGTTCCATGGAGCCACTTTCTGGGTGGGTGCCAACGCGATTATCCGCAAATGCGCCATTGAGGACATCGTTGAAGTTGAAACGGTTGGCGGGTTCGAAATTCGAACCTATATTCAGGACCGGACCGTCATTGAGGACACGGAATCCAGCATTGACCTGGGAACCCACGGATGGACCCTGGTGAATTATCCCGAGCGCTTGAGTTACAGTGCCACGCCGCCGGACTTCGGTTCCCTGGTGGTGCAGCGTCGTCGCTGGGCAAATGGCGGACTGCTGATCCTTCCCAAGCTCTGGAACCAACTCTCGCTGCGGCGAAGTCAACGCCAACGGATACTGATCCGCGAGGTTCTCCTGCGCGTCAATTACATGGCGTCTATTACCTGGGCCAGCTTTGGGCTTCTATTCCTCTTGGCGTACCCCTATGACAGCAGGCTCCTCAGCCCTGCAGTCTTCATTGCCGCCCTGCCGTACTTCCTCTGCATGGGGTCGGACCTCCGCGATTGTGGCCACCGCTTCAGCGACATATTCCGCATCTATGGCTTCAACCTCATCCTGCTGCCGGTCAACCTGGCCGGTGTTTTGAAGTCTCTCCAGCAAGGCCTCACAGGGGACAAGATTCCCTTTGTCCGAACCCCCAAGGTCAAGGACCGCACAGCAGCCCCCGCCATCTACGTTCTCATTCCCTACGCAATCGTCGCGTTCTCTGTCCTGACGGTTTGGCGGGACGCCCAACAGGGCAATTGGGGCAACGTCGCTTTCGCCTCACTGAACGCGGTGTTGGCCATGTGGTGCATCCAGGCATACATCGGCTTGTGGAACTCCGTGGTGGATGTTGTCCTAGGGGCGGTCAACTGGCTTTACGTTGAACCGAAGAAGAAGGTCAAGCCGGAATCGTTGGTTGTTCCCAAGACTCCCGAGGAAGTGGATTGGGAATCCATCCTCTACCACGGTGACCGCCGGCTCAACCGTGACCTCCGCGGCGGGACGGACCGCCGTCGTCGAATTTCACTGCGGTAG
- a CDS encoding chitinase, whose protein sequence is MSKHFPGRKLSWVRLSVLLAVIAVVVGAGVVSWRNYTDTRAAAASPSHFMGYVDVTATPRYAFEQPAGATSKSVVLSFIVADAKDGCTPSWGSFYSLDAAASDLDLDRRIARLRQTGGDIAVSFGGLSNQELATACRDDERLQQAYSTVVERYELNTIDLDIEGTALTDDAAIARQAKAISALQKDRQAEGKSLSVWLTLPVAPSGLTADGTAAVAQMLSGGVELAGVNIMTMDYGESRVAGQSMLQASIAAAEATHAQLDDAYSAAKQSLGAQTLWRKIGLTPMIGQNDIVADVFTLSDAQGLHDFAQSKGVGRMSMWSLNRDAECGPNYPTLTVVSDACSGVPQGAARFSDVLGTDIGSKATSSPSPMLPTTTATAVVDDPTTSPYPVWSPVATYVQSDRIVWQGNVYEAKWWTKEDVPNDPVPDRAAAPWKLIGPVLPGDRPQPEVTVPLGTYPAWSATTVYHKGDRVMLDQRVFEAKWWVQTQSPEAALQGSTDSAWMKLGNEELAKVLAGQAAK, encoded by the coding sequence ATGTCGAAGCACTTTCCTGGGCGAAAGTTGTCCTGGGTTCGGCTCTCCGTGCTGCTGGCCGTCATAGCGGTAGTTGTAGGTGCCGGCGTCGTTTCCTGGCGTAATTACACCGATACCCGTGCCGCGGCAGCGTCACCATCGCATTTCATGGGATACGTTGATGTGACGGCAACACCCCGGTACGCGTTTGAGCAACCGGCCGGCGCCACCAGCAAATCAGTAGTCCTGTCCTTCATCGTGGCCGATGCCAAGGACGGATGCACCCCCTCCTGGGGATCCTTCTACAGCCTGGACGCAGCCGCTTCAGACCTTGATCTTGACCGGCGCATAGCCCGCCTCCGGCAAACCGGCGGCGATATCGCCGTTTCCTTCGGCGGGTTATCCAACCAGGAACTCGCCACCGCGTGCAGGGACGACGAACGGCTCCAGCAGGCCTATTCGACTGTGGTTGAACGCTACGAGCTCAACACCATTGACCTGGACATCGAGGGCACCGCCCTGACAGACGATGCAGCCATCGCACGGCAAGCCAAAGCCATCTCCGCTCTACAGAAAGACCGGCAGGCCGAGGGCAAGAGCCTGTCCGTTTGGTTGACGTTACCCGTGGCCCCATCGGGGCTGACCGCGGACGGGACGGCCGCCGTCGCTCAGATGCTCTCCGGCGGCGTGGAACTGGCCGGTGTGAACATCATGACCATGGATTATGGCGAAAGCAGGGTGGCCGGGCAGTCGATGCTGCAGGCCTCCATCGCGGCCGCCGAGGCAACGCATGCCCAGTTGGACGATGCGTACTCGGCGGCGAAGCAGAGTCTTGGTGCACAGACCCTGTGGCGCAAGATCGGCCTGACTCCCATGATCGGCCAGAACGACATTGTGGCTGACGTGTTCACCCTGTCCGACGCCCAGGGTTTGCACGACTTCGCGCAGAGCAAGGGTGTTGGCCGCATGTCCATGTGGTCCTTGAACCGGGATGCCGAATGCGGGCCTAACTACCCCACCCTGACTGTGGTGTCCGACGCCTGCAGCGGTGTGCCACAAGGCGCCGCGCGTTTCTCCGACGTCCTGGGTACAGACATTGGCTCCAAAGCAACATCCTCACCCAGCCCGATGCTGCCAACCACCACTGCCACCGCCGTAGTGGATGACCCAACCACCAGCCCCTACCCGGTGTGGTCGCCGGTAGCCACATACGTGCAGTCGGACAGGATCGTGTGGCAAGGCAACGTCTACGAGGCCAAGTGGTGGACAAAAGAGGACGTTCCCAATGACCCCGTCCCGGACCGGGCAGCGGCCCCTTGGAAACTGATCGGGCCCGTCCTGCCCGGCGACCGGCCCCAGCCTGAGGTCACTGTGCCCCTAGGAACTTACCCTGCGTGGTCTGCCACAACCGTCTACCACAAGGGCGACCGGGTGATGCTGGACCAGCGCGTCTTCGAAGCCAAATGGTGGGTCCAAACGCAGAGTCCGGAAGCCGCATTGCAAGGCTCAACGGATTCGGCATGGATGAAACTAGGCAACGAAGAATTAGCCAAGGTGCTTGCCGGCCAGGCAGCAAAATAG
- the paaC gene encoding 1,2-phenylacetyl-CoA epoxidase subunit PaaC, with protein MSTKDTDFAIEGHGDISVGVHGAGASGDGSASATRITPGNALRPEDIALEISRGQVKPTDDVAEFALRIGDDGLILAQRLGHWISRAPELEEDIALGNIALDQLGHARSFLTYAGAAWGKSEDDLAYFRREHEFRSAHLFEQPNGDFAVTIARQFIVSFYQFELYTKLMESTDPTIAAISAKAVKEVDYHRDHSAQWVLRLAGGTDESRARIIQGFKLVWPYVDELFEDDDLTTRLAEAGVTVQPSSLRAEFDRLTGNILAEAELEVPGVPQSLGGGRHGKHSEFLGYILAEMQVLAREHPGASW; from the coding sequence GTGAGCACCAAAGATACTGACTTCGCAATCGAAGGCCACGGCGACATCTCCGTTGGCGTGCACGGAGCAGGTGCGTCCGGCGACGGTTCGGCAAGCGCCACCCGCATCACGCCGGGCAACGCATTGCGCCCGGAGGACATTGCCCTTGAGATCAGCCGGGGACAGGTCAAGCCCACCGACGATGTTGCAGAGTTTGCCCTGCGCATCGGCGACGATGGCCTGATCCTCGCCCAGCGCCTGGGCCACTGGATTTCCCGGGCCCCCGAGCTTGAGGAAGACATTGCCCTCGGCAACATCGCACTGGACCAGTTGGGCCATGCAAGGTCGTTCCTGACCTATGCCGGTGCCGCCTGGGGCAAGTCCGAGGACGACCTCGCGTACTTCCGCCGCGAACACGAATTCCGTTCCGCCCACCTGTTTGAGCAGCCCAACGGCGACTTCGCGGTGACCATCGCCCGGCAGTTCATTGTGAGCTTCTACCAGTTCGAGCTCTACACCAAGCTCATGGAGTCCACCGATCCCACCATCGCTGCCATCTCCGCGAAGGCCGTGAAAGAGGTGGATTACCACCGCGACCACAGCGCACAGTGGGTGCTTAGGCTCGCCGGCGGCACTGATGAGTCCCGTGCACGCATCATCCAAGGCTTCAAGCTGGTGTGGCCGTATGTGGACGAACTCTTCGAGGATGACGATCTCACCACCCGCCTGGCTGAAGCTGGAGTTACTGTTCAGCCTTCCAGCCTCCGTGCGGAATTCGATCGCCTCACCGGCAACATCCTGGCCGAGGCAGAGCTGGAAGTTCCCGGTGTCCCGCAGTCATTGGGCGGCGGGCGGCACGGCAAGCACTCCGAGTTCCTGGGCTACATTCTGGCTGAAATGCAGGTCCTGGCCCGCGAGCATCCAGGCGCGAGCTGGTGA
- the paaB gene encoding 1,2-phenylacetyl-CoA epoxidase subunit PaaB — protein MAPHGNPEAPASAASEINREAPKVAATTNVESTTTAPASGPDVASHGAKEESPWSLWEVFVRSSRGLSHVHAGSLHAPDAAMALRNARDLYTRRNEGVSIWVVPAEAISSSDPDSKGSFFESPQGKDYRHATYYTKSEGVKHL, from the coding sequence ATGGCTCCTCACGGTAACCCGGAAGCACCGGCCAGCGCCGCCAGCGAAATCAACCGCGAGGCCCCCAAGGTTGCGGCCACCACCAACGTTGAAAGCACGACGACGGCACCAGCCTCAGGCCCGGACGTCGCCTCGCATGGGGCAAAGGAAGAGTCTCCCTGGTCACTCTGGGAGGTTTTTGTGCGCTCCAGCCGCGGCCTGTCCCACGTGCACGCCGGTTCCTTGCACGCACCGGATGCGGCCATGGCCCTCCGGAATGCCCGGGACCTCTACACCCGCCGCAATGAAGGTGTCTCCATTTGGGTTGTCCCGGCCGAGGCGATTTCCTCCAGCGATCCCGATTCCAAGGGTTCCTTCTTCGAATCCCCGCAGGGCAAGGATTACCGCCACGCAACGTACTACACCAAGAGTGAGGGCGTGAAGCACCTGTGA
- the paaD gene encoding 1,2-phenylacetyl-CoA epoxidase subunit PaaD, producing MAMQSKTAEQRAWDIASTVCDPEIPVLTIEDLGILRGVRVVESPEAATADGQHDGGTSTTAVEVTITPTYSGCPAMDAIGDDLRTAFQKEGYASVHVNLVLSPAWTTDWMTESGKAKLEEYGIAPPSGMAAAGGHAGPIRLSLAVKCPQCSSLNTKEITRFGSTSCKALFVCQDCKEPFDYFKVL from the coding sequence ATGGCGATGCAGTCAAAGACGGCTGAGCAGCGGGCCTGGGACATCGCGTCCACGGTCTGCGATCCGGAAATCCCGGTCCTCACCATCGAGGACCTGGGGATTCTCCGCGGCGTGCGGGTTGTTGAGTCGCCTGAGGCGGCCACCGCAGATGGCCAGCACGACGGCGGCACCTCAACTACCGCCGTCGAGGTCACCATTACGCCCACGTACTCGGGTTGCCCGGCGATGGATGCCATTGGTGACGACCTGCGGACAGCCTTCCAGAAGGAGGGCTACGCGAGCGTGCACGTGAACCTGGTGCTGTCTCCGGCGTGGACCACTGACTGGATGACCGAGTCCGGCAAGGCCAAGCTGGAGGAGTACGGGATTGCCCCGCCCAGCGGCATGGCTGCCGCCGGGGGCCATGCCGGTCCTATTCGCCTGAGCCTGGCTGTGAAATGTCCGCAGTGTTCGTCGTTGAACACCAAGGAAATCACCCGCTTTGGTTCCACGTCCTGCAAGGCGTTGTTCGTCTGCCAGGACTGCAAGGAACCGTTCGACTACTTCAAAGTCCTCTAA
- the paaE gene encoding 1,2-phenylacetyl-CoA epoxidase subunit PaaE produces the protein MTTETQTASRRRASFHNLTVAEVRRLTDDAIEVTFGVPAELAGQYDYLPGQYVALRATLPDENGEPHEVRRSYSICAEPRSFEDGSSEIRVAIKKDLGGLFSTWANAELKAGDVLDVMSPQGAFISRHGRDGASVQHNVMNSMNHPEELAGEPGNFVAIAAGSGITPVIAIARTLLAANPETTFDLVYANKAAMDVMFLEELADLKDKYPSRLALHHVLSREQRIAPLMTGRIDSEKLQALLSSAIRAEDVDEWFLCGPFELVQLCRDTLAARGVEPEHVRFELFTTGRPDRPEGNAGRPVVEDESQDTYKITFTLDGLTGDVASPTHARESILNAALRVRPDVPFACAGGVCGTCRAKLITGTVTMDENYALEQDELDKGYVLTCQSHPTSEEVTVDFDV, from the coding sequence ATGACCACCGAAACCCAGACGGCCAGCCGCCGTCGTGCGTCTTTCCACAACCTGACCGTCGCGGAAGTCCGGCGCCTCACGGACGATGCCATTGAGGTCACGTTTGGTGTTCCGGCCGAGCTTGCCGGGCAGTACGACTACCTCCCGGGGCAGTACGTCGCCCTGCGCGCCACGCTGCCGGATGAGAACGGTGAGCCGCACGAGGTCCGCCGCAGTTACTCGATTTGCGCAGAGCCGCGCAGCTTTGAGGACGGCAGCAGCGAGATCCGCGTGGCCATCAAAAAAGACCTGGGCGGCCTTTTCTCCACGTGGGCCAACGCCGAGCTCAAAGCCGGGGATGTCCTGGATGTGATGAGCCCGCAGGGTGCGTTCATCTCCCGGCACGGCAGAGACGGCGCCTCGGTTCAGCACAACGTCATGAACTCCATGAACCACCCGGAGGAGCTGGCGGGGGAGCCGGGCAACTTCGTGGCGATCGCCGCGGGTTCGGGCATCACGCCGGTCATCGCCATCGCCCGGACGCTGCTGGCCGCCAATCCGGAGACAACTTTTGACCTGGTGTACGCCAACAAGGCTGCCATGGACGTGATGTTCCTCGAAGAGCTGGCGGACCTGAAGGACAAGTACCCGTCCCGCCTGGCATTGCACCACGTGTTGTCCCGCGAGCAGCGCATTGCACCGCTGATGACCGGACGTATCGATTCCGAGAAACTTCAGGCCCTGCTCAGCAGTGCCATCCGTGCCGAGGACGTGGACGAATGGTTCCTGTGCGGGCCGTTTGAGTTGGTCCAGTTGTGCCGCGACACCCTCGCTGCCCGCGGCGTGGAGCCCGAGCATGTTCGGTTCGAGCTGTTCACCACGGGCCGTCCGGATCGTCCCGAGGGCAACGCCGGCCGCCCGGTTGTGGAGGACGAGTCGCAGGACACCTACAAGATCACCTTCACCCTGGATGGGTTGACCGGTGATGTTGCCAGCCCCACCCACGCCCGCGAGTCCATCCTCAACGCTGCATTGCGCGTCCGCCCTGACGTTCCGTTCGCGTGCGCCGGCGGCGTTTGCGGCACCTGCCGTGCCAAGCTGATCACCGGTACGGTGACCATGGATGAGAACTACGCCCTTGAACAGGACGAGCTGGACAAAGGCTACGTCCTCACCTGCCAGTCCCACCCCACCAGCGAAGAAGTTACCGTCGACTTCGACGTCTAA